A region from the Brassica napus cultivar Da-Ae chromosome C8, Da-Ae, whole genome shotgun sequence genome encodes:
- the LOC106401255 gene encoding stress-induced-phosphoprotein 1, translated as MAERGVESGSNGGEAEKSLKEKGNEFFKAGNYLKAAALYTQAIKLDPSNATLYSNRAAAFLSLVKLSKALADAETTIKLNPQWEKGYFRKGSVLEAMEKYDHALAAFEMALQYNPQSAEVSRKIKRLGQLQKEKQRAQELESLRSNVNMAKHLDSFKSELSANYGAEECWKEMFSFLVETMETAVKSWHEASKVDTRVYFLLDKEKTETDKFAPAVNIDKAFESPHTHSNCFTYLRQYAEESFSKAACLVTSKSSISYPQVWKGQGSRKWKLGQNDGIFVQFESPSIRNVWFIPSSKEKGQTLCRDPQALDIGAHEILPRIFKEVSKSS; from the exons ATGGCGGAGAGAGGAGTGGAATCAGGGTCTAACGGTGGAGAAGCTGAGAAGTCTCTAAAGGAGAAAGGGAACGAGTTCTTCAAAGCTGGGAACTACCTGAAAGCCGCAGCTCTCTACACTCAGGCCATCAAGCTCGATCCTTCTAACGCTACTCTTTACAG TAACCGAGCTGCTGCGTTCTTGAGTCTTGTTAAGCTTAGCAAAGCCTTGGCTGATGCTGAGACTACCATCAAACTCAACCCTCAATGGGAGAAG GGGTACTTCAGGAAAGGATCTGTGCTTGAAGCCATGGAAAAATATGATCAT GCCTTGGCTGCGTTTGAAATGGCTCTACAGTACAACCCACAGAGCGCAGAAGTTTCAAGGAAGATCAAGAGGCTCGGTCAGCTGCAGAAGGAGAAACAGAGAGCTCAAGAACTCGAGAGTTTGAGATCTAACGTCAACATGGCCAAGCATCTTGACAGCTTTAAATCTGAATTG TCTGCAAACTATGGGGCTGAAGAGTGTTGGAAAGAGATGTTCTCTTTTCTTGTTGAGACTATGGAAACAGCTGTCAAGTCGTGGCACGAGGCATCTAAAGTGGATACCAGAGTCTATTTCCTTCTTGACAAAGAGAAAACAGAAACCGATAAGTTCGCACCAGCAGTCAACATCGATAAG GCTTTTGAGTCACCACACACTCACAGTAACTGCTTTACATATCTGAGGCAATACGCAGAAGAGTCCTTTTCCAAAGCTGCTTGCTTAGTGACATCAAAGAGTAGCATATCCTACCCTCAG GTTTGGAAAGGTCAAGGCTCAAGGAAGTGGAAGCTCGGACAAAACGATGGAATCTTTGTTCAGTTCGAGTCTCCATCGATTCGAAATGTTTGGTTCATTCCTAGCTCGAAAGAAAAGGGGCAAACGTTATGCAg GGATCCTCAAGCTCTAGATATCGGTGCACATGAGATTCTCCCTCGCATCTTCAAGGAAGTATCGAAGAGCTCGTAG
- the LOC106380361 gene encoding uncharacterized protein LOC106380361 translates to MSKISNRDYAAFNLSGDNYLQWALDTKISLRSKGLGDTIIKNNNETDKNRYMAISIIRYHLIEGLKDQYITMENPLELWDALQHRYDHQKTVLLPKARNDWKNLKFLDYKSVDEYNSVLFKTVSMMRLCGEVVTEEELLEKTYSTFHSSNVIPQQQYRMKGFTTYTDLISCLLLAEANNELLMKNSEARPVGTTPLPVANEVEKKEPNECNYVQNNKRSHGNGRGGYKGCGSDNYSNSRDNYSTGRKGNHNNRGRGSNYGCGRGSYGRGRGGISKPSYSTKSVCHRCGMRNHWAKNCRTPKHLCELYQESLKNKNPEAHMVHDSGYEADNDSDIAKDDQMDFETSKFRYDLSYSFMICFDVSRFYIYIIRIDFEFIILPDLT, encoded by the coding sequence atgtcgaaaatctcaaacagagactatgcagcctttaatctctccggagataactacttgcagtgggcgctagatacaaagatcagtTTAAGGTcaaagggacttggtgatacaatcatCAAGAACAACAATGAGACCGATAAGAATCGGTACAtggctataagtattatacgctatcacctcattgaaggtctaaaagatcagtacatcacgatggaaaatccactagaactttgggatgctttacagcatagatatgatcaccagaaaacggtgttacttccaaaggctagaaacGACTGGAAGAATCTTAAATTCTTGGATTATAAGTCGGTGGATGAGTACAATTCAGTCTTATTTAAGACGGTCTCGATgatgagactttgtggtgaagtagtaaccgaaGAAGAGTTACTTGAGAAGACTTACTCTACATTCCATTCATCGAATGTGATACCGCAACAGCAGTACAGAATGAAAGGCTTCAccacatatactgatctgatctcgtgcctgcttctggccgaggcaaacaatgagctcctgatgaagaacagtgaagcTAGACCTGTTGGAACAACACCATTACCGGTAGCTAATGAGGTTGAAAAGAAAGAACCCAATGAGTGCAATTACGTCCAAAACAATAAGCGATCACACGGCAATGGCCGTGGTGGTTACAAGGGGTGTGGCAGTGACAATTACTCGAACAGCCGAGACAACTACTCGAccggccggaaaggaaaccacaataaccgtggtcgtggttccaattatgGCTGTGGCCGAGGTAGttatggccgtggtcgaggcggcatatccaaaccgtcttactcgACTAAATCCGTTTGTCACAGATGTGGAATGAGaaaccattgggccaagaactgtagaacccctaagcacttatgtgagctctaccaagaaagtctgaagaacaagaacccggaggctcaCATGGTTCACGATTCCGGATATGAGGCCGATAATGATTCCGACATTGCTAAAGATGACCAGATGGACTTTGAGACTTCTAAATTTCGATACGACTTGTCTTATTCCTTTATGATTTGCTTTGATGtttcacgattttatatatatataataagaattgattttgaattcattatcttgcctgatcttacttga
- the LOC125591573 gene encoding 3-ketoacyl-CoA synthase 2-like, whose translation SSDVANQKLSNLLFSVCFKYVKLGYHYLVSNAVYILLAATSLLNLSNQTLLYNHLLSSTLFAAALIFLTTYFTTRPRKIFLLDFACYKPDPSLICSRETFMDRSQRVGIFSKDNLAFQQNILERSGLGQKTYVPEALLRVPPNPSMSEARKEAETVMFGAIDAVLEKTGVKPKEIGILVVNCSLFNPTPSLSAMIVNKYKLRENILTYNLGGMGCSAGLISIDLVKQLLQVQANSYALVVSTENITLNWYTGNDRSMLLSNCIFRMGGAAVLFSNRSSDRRLSKYQLLHTVRTHKGADDNAFNSAYHCEDKNNNNKIGVSLSKDLMKIAGEALKTNIATLGPLLLPVSEQLLTFARLAARKVFKVNRIKPYVYDIKLAFEHFCIHAGGRAVLDEIQKNLDLSEWQMEPSRMTLNRFGNTSSSSVWYELSYSEAKGRIKRGDKTWQIGFGSGFKCNSAVWRALRSIDPSKEKKTNPWIDEIHEFPVQVPRISSSSSESR comes from the exons TCATCTGATGTAGCAAACCAAAAACTCTCAAACTTACTCTTTTCGGTATGCTTCAAATACGTTAAACTCGGCTACCATTACCTAGTATCTAACGCCGTCTACATCCTCCTCGCAGCAACCTCCTTACTCAACCTCTCCAATCAAACTCTCTTATACAACCACCTCCTCTCATCCACTCTCTTTGCCGCTGCGCTTATCTTTCTAACCACCTACTTCACAACCCGTCCTCGTAAAATTTTCCTCCTCGATTTCGCTTGCTACAAACCCGACCCTTCTCTTATATGCTCACGAGAAACATTCATGGATCGGTCTCAACGTGTAGGTATCTTCTCAAAAGACAACCTCGCTTTCCAACAAAACATCCTCGAACGTTCCGGTTTAGGGCAAAAGACTTATGTCCCGGAGGCTCTCTTACGTGTCCCGCCAAATCCTTCTATGTCTGAAGCTAGAAAAGAAGCTGAGACGGTTATGTTTGGAGCTATAGACGCAGTGCTTGAGAAAACCGGAGTGAAGCCAAAGGAAATTGGGATACTTGTGGTGAATTGTAGCCTGTTTAATCCAACACCTTCTCTATCGGCTATGATTGTGAATAAATATAAGCTTAGAGAAAACATTTTGACCTATAATCTCGGTGGTATGGGTTGTAGTGCTGGTCTTATCTCCATCGATCTAGTTAAACAGCTTCTTCAG GTCCAAGCAAATTCATATGCACTAGTAGTGAGTACAGAGAACATAACCCTAAACTGGTACACAGGCAACGACCGATCAATGCTTCTCTCAAACTGCATTTTCCGAATGGGCGGCGCCGCCGTTCTCTTCTCCAACCGCTCCTCCGACCGCCGCCTCTCAAAGTATCAACTACTCCACACTGTCCGTACCCACAAAGGAGCTGACGACAACGCCTTCAACAGCGCTTACCATTGCGAagacaagaacaacaacaacaaaatcgGTGTCTCGCTCTCAAAAGACCTAATGAAAATCGCCGGAGAAGCTCTCAAAACGAACATTGCCACGCTTGGACCGCTACTCCTACCAGTGTCCGAACAACTTCTAACTTTTGCGAGACTCGCGGCTCGAAAAGTGTTTAAAGTCAATAGAATCAAACCTTATGTTTATGATATCAAGCTAGCTTTCGAGCATTTTTGCATCCACGCAGGAGGCAGGGCAGTGCTCGATGAGATTCAGAAGAATTTGGATCTTTCCGAGTGGCAGATGGAGCCATCGAGGATGACTTTGAACCGGTTTGGGAACACTTCGAGTAGCTCGGTTTGGTATGAGCTTTCTTATAGTGAAGCTAAAGGAAGGATTAAAAGAGGGGATAAGACTTGGCAGATTGGTTTTGGGTCAGGTTTTAAGTGTAATAGTGCGGTTTGGAGAGCTTTAAGAAGTATTGATCCGTCCAAGGAGAAGAAGACTAATCCATGGATCGATGAGATTCATGAATTTCCAGTTCAGGTTCCGAGGATATCGTCATCCTCGTCGGAATCTCGATAG